A window of the Lolium perenne isolate Kyuss_39 chromosome 7, Kyuss_2.0, whole genome shotgun sequence genome harbors these coding sequences:
- the LOC139833174 gene encoding uncharacterized protein, protein MIKDLLRIGSQFIGYREYANRAEEKLAEANERADALAQKLEQSEAARKKAELAASKAKVEADEAKAKAAGVEELQKKLEDATAALDEHKAAQASRDEGILKRLKSQSRRTLTQTNQDFDLDNPVNDPLLDALSLLEFHGREIREGVANANAGLSALFPYFFPKKEEPATFLNLAKMFNASEDLGLKMRQENMKVAVESTVALVADSQQTLDWMKVGDTSQIEQSRWRSLIKAAKPNTKKILAYLGIKPASTPSSSRPEV, encoded by the exons atgatcaaggatcttctccgcatcggttcccaatttattgggtaccgtgaatatgctaatagagccgaag agaaacttgcagaggctaacgaacgcgccgacgcactggctcaaaaacttgagcaaagtgaggcggctcgcaagaaagccgaactcgctgctagcaaagccaaggtcgaagctgatgaagctaaggcgaaagctgctggtgtcgaggaactgcagaagaaacttgaggatgcgacagctgccttggatgagcacaaagctgcacaagcttctcgtgacgaaggaatcctcaagcgtttgaagtcgcaaagtcgacgtactctga cccaaacaaaccaggattttgatctggataatcctgtcaacgatcctctccttgacgcactttctcttctggagtttcacgggcgcgaaattcgtgaaggcgtggcaaatgctaatgcaggattgtcagcgttgttcccttatttcttcccgaagaaagaagaacccgcaactttccttaacctcgccaagatgtttaatgcttcggaagacctgggattgaagatgcgtcaggagaatatgaaggttgctgtcgagagtactgttgccctggttgctgacagccaacagacgcttgattggatgaaggttggcgacaccagtcagatagagcagtcaagatggaggtcgctgatcaaggcggccaagcccaacacgaagaagatcttggcgtatctggggatcaagccagcttcaactcctagctcctcgaggccggaggtctag